A single window of Drosophila suzukii chromosome 3, CBGP_Dsuzu_IsoJpt1.0, whole genome shotgun sequence DNA harbors:
- the wam gene encoding coiled-coil domain-containing protein 63, with translation MEEIKKFDKVAFLESYLLKHKELGKRQREYKKILSSKLKTRKETIIEASYETAIDQLEEEKNDLRAQIWVASGTTHKKQNNRWLELIRCHVECQENLSQDINSLKTSIFNMEKEISRMAKQIYNLNRLTIPDQQHQAYVMKARKRMTILENSLEVGVRHECGFTAANADLREQLIRILNHRTFFNDSYTKMVQKLNSEKKYLIDLIEYALNTFDGCIEVYEKIDMLAKREAKERDLRRVEMQGIMRKVAADGDNSAFLNCKSKARELADLQPKEYKRRDEFRRVHNKKINLYNSVLQKILQYTDSNNMDEVIDKFQQQESLYYSFFNYANEMSYHITMLNNSVNRLFEDIVTLKKDNSNTLQEQLDQIASLENKVRTKQESNMELHKARESNDARLENLLQGMETVCEMCSIDASPLAKLLGDHTHVNLVNVNRFLKILEVRVQELTASVYVMERQEEGRFDYVVKQIEKICELPTDLNDIVLTQQCPECAEGEAFNMDEGGDGVLVHTVTEAKKKLYEKVTQPEMQYRLHSISQCRLPRSRLLAAKRNM, from the coding sequence ATGGAGGAAATCAAGAAGTTCGACAAAGTTGCCTTCCTGGAAAGCTACCTGCTGAAGCACAAGGAGCTGGGCAAGCGTCAGAGGGAGTACAAGAAGATCCTGTCCAGCAAACTAAAGACGCGCAAGGAGACGATCATAGAGGCCAGCTATGAGACGGCCATCGATCAGCTGGAGGAGGAGAAGAACGACCTAAGGGCCCAGATCTGGGTGGCCAGTGGGACGACTCATAAGAAGCAGAACAACCGATGGCTGGAGCTGATTCGATGCCATGTGGAGTGCCAGGAGAACCTCTCGCAGGACATCAACTCCCTGAAGACCTCCATTTTCAACATGGAGAAGGAGATCAGTCGCATGGCCAAGCAAATATATAACCTGAATCGTTTGACCATTCCGGACCAGCAGCATCAGGCGTATGTGATGAAGGCCAGGAAGAGGATGACCATTCTGGAGAACTCCCTGGAGGTGGGGGTGCGTCACGAGTGTGGTTTCACAGCAGCCAATGCCGATCTGCGAGAGCAACTCATCCGCATCCTTAATCACAGGACTTTCTTCAATGACTCATACACCAAAATGGTGCAGAAACTCAACAGCGAGAAGAAGTATCTCATAGATCTTATAGAGTATGCCCTCAACACCTTCGATGGCTGCATCGAGGTGTACGAGAAGATTGACATGCTGGCCAAAAGGGAGGCCAAGGAGCGGGATCTACGACGTGTGGAGATGCAGGGCATCATGCGAAAGGTGGCCGCCGATGGGGACAACTCCGCATTCCTTAACTGCAAGTCCAAGGCCCGGGAACTGGCCGATTTGCAGCCCAAGGAGTACAAGCGTAGGGATGAATTCCGCAGGGTGCACAACAAGAAGATCAATCTATATAACTCGGTGCTGCAGAAGATCCTCCAGTACACCGATTCCAATAATATGGATGAGGTGATTGACAAGTTCCAGCAGCAGGAGAGTCTCTACTACTCGTTCTTCAACTATGCCAACGAAATGAGCTACCACATCACAATGCTGAACAACTCGGTGAACCGTCTTTTCGAGGATATAGTCACGCTGAAGAAGGACAACTCCAATACGCTGCAGGAGCAGCTGGATCAGATCGCCAGTCTGGAGAACAAGGTGCGCACCAAGCAGGAATCCAACATGGAGCTGCACAAGGCCCGGGAGAGCAACGATGCGAGGTTGGAGAATCTGCTGCAGGGCATGGAGACGGTCTGCGAGATGTGCTCCATTGATGCCAGTCCACTGGCCAAGCTCCTAGGCGACCACACTCATGTGAACCTGGTCAATGTCAATCGATTCCTTAAGATCCTCGAGGTGAGGGTCCAGGAGCTGACCGCCAGCGTTTATGTGATGGAGCGCCAGGAGGAGGGTCGCTTCGACTATGTGGTCAAGCAGATCGAGAAGATCTGCGAACTGCCCACCGATCTCAACGATATCGTGCTCACCCAGCAGTGTCCCGAGTGCGCCGAGGGCGAGGCCTTCAACATGGACGAGGGCGGCGACGGGGTGCTCGTCCACACGGTCACCGAGGCCAAGAAGAAGCTCTACGAGAAGGTCACCCAGCCGGAGATGCAGTACCGCCTGCACAGCATCAGCCAGTGCCGTCTGCCGCGCTCCCGCCTCCTGGCCGCCAAGCGCAACATGTAG
- the LOC108014868 gene encoding hatching enzyme 1.2, translated as MNHQKILLVLALALTVCQAHPYVSYDDVDDTEVIELPGNGIEEAPPVLGKDIIDLTPLGTALYGKPDEEQTGDRVGNFSADADAMNPEELGSYLEGDMLVPQSDLIMKNGLPTQSSRWPNGVVPYEIRGSFSAKDMATIENAIAEYHRRTCIRFVRRSSERDYISIRGDNSGCWSSVGRVGGKQEVNLQTPGCLSRPGTAMHELMHALGFLHEQNRMERDGYVAIQYNNVQSSAMNNFEKAARTEAFGVPYDYGSVMHYSKNAFSINGQPTILAMKAGGAEQMGQRNGFSEYDIMKLNRMYDCGSANSVPASPVVSAPGAVPGAAAGSGNPIVDSFLGGLISGLGLGDEKKETSS; from the exons ATGAACCATCAAAAGATACTTCTAGTCCTGGCCTTGGCTCTAACGGTCTGCCAGGCTCATCCTTATGTGTCCTACGATGATGTGGATGACACGGAGGTCATCGAGCTGCCTGGAAATGGCATCGAGGAGGCACCACCCGTCCTCGGCAAGGACATCATCGATCTCACTCCACTCGGAACGGCGCTCTATGGCAAACCGGATGAGGAGCAGACAGGCGATCGTGTGGGCAACTTCAGTGCCGATGCAGATGCCATGAATCCTGAGGAACTGGGCAGCTATCTGGAGGGTGATATGCTGGTGCCCCAATCAGATCTAATCATGAAGAACGGCCTGCCCACGCAATCCTCCCGTTGGCCCAATGGTGTGGTGCCCTACGAGATCCGAGGAAGCTTCAGTGCCAAGGACATGGCCACCATCGAGAATGCCATCGCGGAGTACCATCGTCGGACGTGCATTCGGTTTGTGAGGCGCAGCTCGGAGCGGGACTACATCTCCATTCGCGGAGACAACTCGGGATGCTGGTCCTCGGTGGGTCGCGTGGGTGGCAAGCAGGAGGTCAATCTGCAAACCCCCGGCTGCCTCAGTCGTCCTGGCACTGCCATGCACGAACTGATGCACGCCCTCGGTTTCCTCCATGAACAGAATCGCATGGAACGCGATGGCTACGTGGCCATTCAGTATAATAATGTACAGTCCTCGGCGATGAACAACTTCGAGAAGGCCGCCCGCACCGAGGCCTTTGGAGTGCCCTACGATTATGGTAGTGTGATGCACTACTCCAAGAACGCCTTCTCCATCAACGGACAGCCCACCATCCTGGCCATG AAAGCAGGTGGAGCCGAACAGATGGGTCAGAGGAATGGCTTCTCCGAATATGATATCATGAAGCTGAACCGCATGTACGATTGTGGAAGTGCCAATTCTGTTCCAGCTTCTCCGGTTGTTTCTGCTCCTGGAGCTGTTCCTGGTGCCGCTGCTGGCAGTGGCAATCCCATTGTGGACAGCTTCCTTGGAGGTCTGATCAGCGGATTGGGCTTGGGCGATGAAAAGAAGGAGACCAGCTCCTAG
- the Cdc16 gene encoding cell division cycle protein 16 homolog, with protein MPGDTENTSTDTTNDHIDLTVYRQLVKQFIDMRRYSTALFWAEKVAVLSGHEPRDIYYQAQCMFLLGEYHRAAHTIQHHKLEKNSLPCFNLLLESLYAAKEYTEAANAIQNVEVEVMTTSLINQPVDAGSGCYLETNSVFGGEENHRNELLSSIYLMKGKVYEALDNRGMAMDFYVQALHKSIYCFEALEALVQHEMLMAWEEFELMHHLPLAQQSSESDAKFILKLYESRLKKYYELISARNAEEISPIVNPDILKFIKEFTARVQQTGSSDTQMPKVSALKVPLTPSQFMSPAQKVLEDLKAPTFSLQTSLSKASSLIDASHRSMFDSSSRRRSRDHDTDTLIPLGDCLDRVQRSTDIMAAEAEKCFYDCDYKQCMKILNELLKVDPFHNNALTIQIACLVENGDFNRLFYVAHKLVDRYPDKAISWYAVGCYYDMIGKSDPARRYLSKATALDRLYGPAWLAYGHSFANENEHEQAMAAYFKATQLMRGCHLPLLYIGVECGLTKNLELAEKFFLQAMNIAPLDVYVLHELGVIKYEYEFFDGAATIFQCTVDIVKQRAKSNNEEISARWEPLFINLGHSLRKVHKYEEALYNFQYALLLKPQSPTTYTSIGFIHALLGNLDPAIEAFHKSLALNRDCIVTSTILKSCIEDLMDDSATIDEICSAALRDVAKNITANSRRVLNSDKFNGMKLKFEEEEEFANSESNMVVDMSFDT; from the exons ATGCCTGGAGACACGGAAAACACCAGCACGGACACCACCAATGACCACATTGATCTGACTGTGTACCGGCAGCTGGTCAAACAGTTTATAGACATG CGTCGCTACTCCACGGCCCTTTTTTGGGCGGAAAAGGTGGCCGTGCTGAGTGGCCACGAGCCCAGGGACATCTACTACCAGGCCCAGTGCATGTTCCTGTTGGGAGAGTACCACCGCGCCGCCCATACGATACAGCACCACAAGCTGGAGAAGAACTCGCTGCCTTGCTTCAACCTGCTCCTGGAGAGCCTCTATGCGGCCAAGGAGTACACGGAGGCGGCCAATGCCATCCAGAACGTAGAGGTTGAGGTCATGACCACGTCGCTGATTAACCAGCCCGTGGATGCCGGCAGTGGCTGCTACCTGGAGACCAACAGCGTCTTTGGCGGCGAGGAGAACCATCGGAACGAACTGCTCTCCTCCATTTACCTGATGAAGGGCAAGGTGTACGAGGCCCTGGACAATCGCGGCATGGCCATGGACTTCTATGTGCAGGCCCTCCACAAATCCATCTACTGTTTTGAGGCCTTGGAGGCGCTGGTTCAGCACGAGATGCTGATGGCCTGGGAAG AATTCGAGCTAATGCACCACTTGCCATTGGCACAGCAATCCAGCGAATCGGACGCCAAGTTTATATTGAAGCTCTACGAATCTCGCTTGAAGAAGTACTACGAGTTGATTTCCGCCCGCAATGCCGAGGAGATATCCCCCATTGTTAATCCCGATATACTCAAGTTTATCAAAGAGTTCACGGCCCGAGTGCAGCAGACCGGCTCCTCGGACACCCAGATGCCCAAGGTGAGCGCCCTCAAGGTGCCGCTTACGCCCAGCCAGTTCATGTCGCCCGCCCAGAA AGTCCTGGAGGATCTCAAGGCGCCCACATTCTCCCTGCAAACAAGTCTCTCGAAAGCCTCTTCCCTCATTGATGCCTCTCATCGGTCCATGTTCGACTCCTCCAGCAGGAGGCGATCCCGGGATCACGACACAGACACCTTGATTCCGCTCGGAGATTGCCTAGATAGAGTGCAACGCAGCACGGATATAATGGCCGCCGAGGCGGAGAAGTGTTTCTACGATTGTGACTACAAACAGTGCATGAAAATACTAAATGA ACTACTAAAGGTGGATCCGTTTCATAACAACGCCCTGACCATTCAGATTGCCTGCCTGGTGGAGAACGGCGATTTCAACAGGCTATTTTACGTGGCCCACAAGCTGGTGGACCGCTATCCGGACAAGGCGATCTCCTGGTACGCCGTGGGCTGTTACTACGACATGATTGGCAAGAGCGATCCCGCCCGGCGGTATCTCTCCAAGGCCACCGCCCTGGATCGACTTTATGGGCCTGCTTGGCTGGCCTATGGCCATAGTTTCGCCAATGAGAACGAGCACGAGCAGGCGATGGCCGCCTATTTTAAGGCAACTCAACTGATGCGGGGCTGTCATCTGCCGCTCTTATATATCGGCGTGGAGTGCGGCCTGACCAAGAACTTAGAGCTCGCCGAAAAGTTTTTCCTGCAGGCCATGAATATAGCACCGCTGGATGTATATGTGCTCCATGAGCTGGGCGTGATCAAGTACGAGTACGAGTTCTTCGATGGCGCCGCAACAATCTTCCAGTGCACCGTAGACATTGTAAAGCAACGAGCAAAGAGCAACAACGAGGAGATCTCGGCTCGATGGGAGCCTCTGTTTATCAACCTTGGCCACTCGCTGCGTAAGGTGCACAAGTACGAGGAAGCTCTGTACAACTTCCAATAC GCTCTTCTCCTGAAGCCTCAGAGTCCCACTACTTACACTTCCATTGGTTTTATACACGCATTGCTGGGTAACCTTGACCCCGCCATCGAAGCCTTCCACAAGAGCTTGGCGCTCAACAGAGACTGCATCGTGACCTCCACTATCCTTAAGAGCTGCATCGAAGACCTGATGGACGACTCGGCCACTATTGATGAGATCTGCAGCGCCGCCCTGCGAGATGTGGCTAAGAACATCACGGCCAATAGTCGCCGCGTGTTGAACTCGGACAAGTTTAATGGGATGAAGCTCAAGttcgaggaggaggaggagttcGCCAATTCCGAATCCAACATGGTGGTGGATATGAGCTTCGATACCTAG